One window of the Rhodothermales bacterium genome contains the following:
- a CDS encoding MATE family efflux transporter produces MLSDLTTPSPVPRRFLSELKDMFQGKPRDFTTGSLGRAIVLLAIPMVLEMIMQSIFGVVDVYFVGKLGADAVAAVGMTDSLMVLLFAVGMGIAMSAAAMVARRIGEKKPEEAGIAAIQALIAGAIVSVPVAVLGVLFAPELLGIMGATESVIAIGSGYCAIAFGSNILILYLFIINAIFRGAGDAAKAMRVLWLANIFNLILDPMFIFGWGPIPEMGVTGAAVATAIGRGIGVAYQLSLLFKGTGHLRVSRSQLRVDPEMMRRLARVASPGIVQYLVGTASWMMLFRILASFGSDALAGYTIAIRIILFALLPSWGMGNAAATLVGQNLGARRPDRAERAVWFACGANAVFLGLVAVGMYVFAERLIRLFTTEAAAVAFGVDCLHIVSYTYILFAFGMVIVSSFNGAGDTRTPTWINVVSYWMLQLPIAYFLSHNAGMGPRGAFIAIAVAQAALAGIAILLFRRGTWKQQIV; encoded by the coding sequence ATGTTATCAGATCTGACTACCCCTTCCCCCGTACCGCGGCGGTTCTTGTCCGAATTGAAGGACATGTTTCAGGGCAAGCCGCGGGATTTCACGACCGGCAGCCTGGGCCGCGCGATCGTCCTCCTCGCCATTCCGATGGTGCTGGAGATGATCATGCAATCCATCTTCGGAGTGGTGGACGTCTACTTCGTCGGCAAGCTCGGGGCGGATGCCGTGGCGGCGGTGGGGATGACGGATTCGTTGATGGTGCTGCTGTTCGCCGTCGGGATGGGGATCGCGATGTCGGCGGCGGCGATGGTGGCGCGGCGCATCGGAGAGAAAAAGCCCGAGGAAGCGGGCATCGCCGCCATCCAGGCGTTGATCGCGGGCGCGATCGTGTCCGTGCCGGTCGCCGTCCTGGGCGTCCTGTTCGCGCCGGAGTTGCTGGGGATCATGGGCGCCACGGAATCGGTGATCGCGATCGGGTCCGGGTACTGTGCGATCGCCTTCGGGTCCAACATCCTCATCCTCTACCTTTTTATCATCAACGCCATCTTTCGCGGCGCCGGCGACGCCGCGAAGGCGATGCGGGTGTTGTGGCTGGCGAACATCTTCAATCTTATCCTGGACCCGATGTTCATCTTCGGCTGGGGGCCCATCCCGGAGATGGGCGTCACCGGGGCGGCCGTGGCCACAGCGATTGGCCGCGGAATCGGGGTAGCGTACCAGCTTTCGTTGTTATTCAAAGGAACGGGGCATCTGCGGGTGTCACGAAGCCAGCTGCGGGTCGATCCGGAGATGATGCGCCGGCTGGCCCGGGTCGCCAGTCCCGGCATCGTGCAGTACCTCGTCGGGACCGCCAGCTGGATGATGCTCTTCCGCATCCTCGCCTCGTTCGGGAGCGACGCGCTGGCCGGCTACACGATCGCGATCCGGATCATCCTCTTCGCCCTGCTGCCGTCGTGGGGCATGGGGAACGCCGCGGCGACGCTGGTCGGGCAGAACCTGGGAGCACGCCGGCCGGATCGCGCAGAGCGCGCCGTCTGGTTCGCCTGCGGGGCGAATGCCGTGTTTCTGGGTCTCGTCGCGGTGGGGATGTATGTCTTCGCCGAACGGCTCATCCGCCTGTTCACCACCGAGGCCGCAGCCGTCGCTTTCGGGGTGGACTGCCTCCACATCGTCAGCTATACCTACATCCTGTTCGCCTTTGGGATGGTGATCGTCTCGTCGTTCAACGGCGCCGGCGACACCCGCACCCCCACCTGGATCAATGTGGTCAGCTACTGGATGCTCCAGCTGCCCATCGCCTATTTCCTGTCGCACAACGCCGGAATGGGCCCGCGCGGCGCCTTCATCGCCATCGCCGTAGCCCAGGCCGCGCTGGCGGGGATCGCGATCCTGCTGTTCCGGCGCGGGACGTGGAAGCAGCAGATCGTGTAG